The stretch of DNA TCGTTCTCCTTCAGTCTGCCTGAGGTCCAGCAGACCATCTTGGGGCCGTCCTCGATCTCCACTAGGGCGAGGTTGTACGGGTCGGGGAGGCCCTCGGGGATAGTGTTGAGGTATGTGAAGGACAGGACCTTGCCTTTGTCCTCCCAGTCTGCCGGCTTCATCTGCTTGCCGCATTTGGGGCATCTCAGCTTCTTAGACACAGTCATGTAGCCGCACTTGCACTTGGACCCCTTCGTGTACTACACCTCCGCATCCTGAAGCCAGGACAGCCACTCGAACGCACTGATGATGGTAATAATGTTTGCGTGCGCTCTCCCTTTGGCGGTATCTGGTCGATGTCCAGTCATTTCGCGTCGAACGCAAAGGATTTAAACTGCAGCAGTCTATTCGCACATCACAGATTGGCAGACTCTCGTCCGCGTCGCGTATGATCCCCCCTATATGGTCGCTGATCCGACCATCCGCGCGATGACGATAACACGGAGGCCAAGGATTGGACCCTATTGAGGCATCTAGACTCATAATGGATACATACGCTGCGAAGATCCTGGTTGCGTGCTCCCGAAAACCGAAGCACGCGCTCGAGCTGAGCGCCAAGCTGAACATACCCATAGCCGCGTGCTACAGGAGGATTCATGTCCTGGAGAAAGCCGGGCTCCTAAGGCCGGTCGAACGCGCGCTGACGCAGCAGGGCAAGAGGATAGTACTCTACCTCTCCCAGCTGAAGAACGCTTACATATTCTTCGAAGGTGGGAAGCTCAGGGTCAGGTTCCAGATGGTCACG from Candidatus Thermoplasmatota archaeon encodes:
- a CDS encoding helix-turn-helix domain-containing protein, with the protein product MDPIEASRLIMDTYAAKILVACSRKPKHALELSAKLNIPIAACYRRIHVLEKAGLLRPVERALTQQGKRIVLYLSQLKNAYIFFEGGKLRVRFQMVTGQIQDFGGEWKEIKLIEEEEEEDALAGGFLRPKER